From a single Acidobacteriota bacterium genomic region:
- the rimO gene encoding 30S ribosomal protein S12 methylthiotransferase RimO: MKKVGFVSLGCPKNLVDSEVMMGTLQQAGWEITNNAEEADTVVVNTCGFIESAKQESIDAILEATSLKANGKAKRVVVAGCLVERYRDDLMKELPEVDAFIGTNEVTRILEAADERMNFRELPLLPIGNKTATYLYDFDTPRFRATESHTAFIKIAEGCDRPCAFCSIPGMRGSFRSRRFGSIIEEARGLAKQGVKEVVLIAQDSSRYGEDLGEVDALAALIRALGEIDELEWVRVMYAYPTHISDAFLAAIAETPKAVKYLDMPLQHASRNVLKLMKRGGTRASLEKLITRVREKVPGIAIRTTFITGFPGETDEDFDELMEFVRTCRFDNVGVFTYSDEEGTPAYDLTNKVDPKVAVRRRNLLMKEQAKISKAMNKAKIGRTFPVIFEGLSQESDLLFQGRLEGQTQEIDGYILINDMPEGFEPKIGNIYNVKITEAHAYDLIGEIVSLK; encoded by the coding sequence ATGAAAAAGGTCGGATTTGTCAGTCTCGGGTGCCCGAAGAACCTCGTTGATAGCGAGGTGATGATGGGCACGCTCCAGCAAGCTGGCTGGGAAATAACGAATAATGCCGAGGAGGCAGACACGGTCGTCGTCAACACCTGCGGGTTTATCGAATCCGCCAAGCAGGAATCGATAGACGCCATTCTCGAGGCGACGAGTTTGAAAGCGAACGGTAAGGCGAAACGGGTTGTAGTTGCGGGCTGTCTTGTCGAGCGGTATCGCGATGACCTGATGAAAGAGCTCCCGGAAGTCGATGCGTTCATCGGAACAAATGAAGTCACCCGCATACTTGAGGCCGCTGATGAAAGGATGAATTTCCGCGAGCTGCCGCTGCTTCCTATCGGCAATAAAACAGCGACGTATCTTTATGATTTCGATACGCCCCGTTTCCGGGCGACCGAGTCGCATACGGCATTCATAAAGATCGCCGAGGGCTGCGACCGGCCGTGTGCATTTTGTTCGATACCGGGAATGCGGGGTTCATTTCGTTCACGGCGTTTTGGCTCGATCATCGAAGAGGCTCGCGGTCTTGCAAAACAAGGAGTTAAGGAAGTAGTCTTGATCGCACAGGATTCATCTCGTTATGGCGAAGATCTGGGCGAGGTTGATGCCTTGGCGGCTCTGATCCGAGCTCTTGGCGAGATCGATGAACTTGAATGGGTCCGCGTGATGTATGCATACCCTACCCATATTTCCGATGCATTTCTCGCCGCGATCGCCGAAACGCCGAAGGCGGTCAAGTATCTCGATATGCCGCTCCAGCATGCCTCCCGCAATGTGTTAAAGCTTATGAAACGCGGCGGGACTCGGGCCTCGCTTGAGAAACTTATTACCCGGGTTCGCGAGAAGGTTCCCGGCATCGCGATCCGGACCACGTTCATTACCGGCTTTCCCGGCGAGACCGACGAAGATTTTGACGAGTTGATGGAGTTTGTCCGCACGTGCCGTTTTGATAACGTCGGCGTGTTTACTTATTCCGATGAAGAGGGAACGCCCGCGTATGACCTGACGAACAAGGTGGACCCAAAAGTCGCGGTCCGCCGCCGGAATCTGCTGATGAAAGAGCAGGCAAAGATCAGCAAGGCCATGAACAAGGCAAAGATCGGCAGGACATTTCCCGTTATCTTCGAGGGCCTCTCGCAGGAATCAGACCTTCTTTTCCAGGGCCGGCTCGAGGGCCAGACACAGGAGATCGACGGCTACATTCTCATCAACGACATGCCCGAAGGTTTTGAGCCGAAGATAGGCAATATCTACAACGTAAAGATCACCGAAGCCCACGCCTACGACCTCATCGGCGAGATCGTATCTCTAAAATAG
- a CDS encoding M20/M25/M40 family metallo-hydrolase produces the protein MKKLRTLVSSFLAVSILFSSVAFAQAPDINARIREEGTKNSQVVKLVQTLTDVYGPRLTGSPKLKASGEWAIRQMAEWGMKNGALEPWEFGFPGWENERASGHMLSPVASPLVFEVLAWTPSTNGVAKGKAVQMVLPQRPTQAELDTYFASMREKVRGAIVMYGEPQNVPVNLNPPPKRIPDELIKPRFDPEAQRQPGPQRPPQIDREAKPGELNGAQISQAVNKFLMESGVLVRVNDAGREHGQIRAFSPFRGEYDPAKTLPTVVMRNEDFGRIVRLMKGGKSVELEFDIKNSIYPEGKTAYNVVSEIPGTDKADEVVMLGGHLDSWHAATGATDNATGCAIMMEAARILTALGVKPRRTIRVALWSGEEQGLLGSQAYVAKHFGTAESPKPAWFKFNGYINHDSGTGRIRGLTVFGPPSAADELRRVGAPFADMNLIGAIATMSRNTGGTDHTSFNAAGLPGIGTALDPIEYGTHTWHTNLDTFERIIPEDLQQSAIVAAAIVYHLAMADEMLPRFPADKMPPAPRR, from the coding sequence ATGAAAAAACTTCGCACACTTGTCTCGTCTTTCCTTGCGGTCAGCATTTTGTTTTCCTCGGTGGCATTTGCCCAAGCGCCGGACATAAATGCCCGCATCCGCGAGGAAGGAACAAAGAATTCACAGGTCGTAAAGCTTGTCCAAACTCTTACCGATGTTTACGGGCCGCGGCTTACGGGTTCGCCCAAGCTGAAAGCTTCCGGCGAATGGGCAATTCGGCAAATGGCCGAGTGGGGAATGAAAAATGGTGCTCTTGAGCCCTGGGAATTTGGTTTCCCGGGTTGGGAGAACGAAAGAGCTTCCGGCCACATGCTTAGCCCGGTTGCGAGCCCGTTGGTCTTTGAAGTTTTGGCGTGGACCCCAAGCACCAACGGCGTTGCCAAAGGTAAAGCCGTGCAGATGGTCCTCCCGCAGCGACCGACTCAGGCCGAGCTTGATACATATTTCGCCTCGATGCGGGAAAAGGTCCGCGGAGCGATAGTAATGTATGGCGAGCCTCAAAATGTTCCGGTGAATCTCAATCCGCCGCCGAAGCGCATCCCGGATGAACTTATCAAGCCGAGATTTGATCCTGAAGCTCAGCGGCAGCCCGGCCCGCAACGCCCGCCGCAGATCGACAGGGAAGCAAAGCCCGGCGAGCTCAACGGGGCACAGATCTCGCAGGCGGTAAATAAGTTCCTGATGGAAAGCGGCGTTCTTGTGCGTGTAAATGACGCCGGCCGCGAGCACGGACAGATCCGTGCGTTCTCGCCCTTCCGCGGTGAGTACGATCCGGCAAAAACTCTTCCCACGGTCGTAATGCGCAATGAGGATTTCGGCCGGATAGTTCGCCTGATGAAAGGCGGAAAGAGCGTAGAGCTTGAATTCGACATCAAAAACAGCATCTATCCGGAAGGGAAGACGGCATACAACGTGGTCTCGGAAATTCCGGGCACCGATAAGGCCGATGAGGTCGTAATGCTCGGCGGCCACCTTGATTCCTGGCATGCGGCGACCGGTGCGACAGATAATGCCACCGGCTGCGCGATCATGATGGAAGCGGCAAGGATATTGACGGCTTTGGGTGTAAAACCGCGGCGGACAATTCGGGTCGCACTCTGGAGCGGCGAGGAACAGGGCTTGTTAGGCTCTCAGGCGTATGTGGCCAAACATTTTGGCACGGCGGAATCGCCCAAACCGGCCTGGTTCAAGTTCAACGGCTACATAAATCATGATTCGGGAACGGGACGTATCCGCGGGCTTACGGTTTTTGGCCCGCCGTCGGCAGCGGATGAACTCCGCCGCGTCGGAGCCCCTTTTGCAGATATGAATCTCATCGGTGCGATCGCGACAATGAGCCGGAACACCGGCGGAACGGATCACACTTCGTTCAATGCAGCCGGGCTGCCGGGAATCGGAACCGCACTCGACCCGATCGAATACGGGACGCATACCTGGCACACGAACCTCGATACCTTTGAGCGGATCATCCCCGAGGACCTGCAGCAAAGCGCGATAGTCGCCGCCGCGATCGTTTACCACCTCGCGATGGCCGACGAAATGCTCCCAAGGTTCCCGGCCGATAAAATGCCGCCCGCACCGAGAAGGTAA
- the nth gene encoding endonuclease III, which yields MIPDRAAQTKEVIKQLKKAYPDAHCALNHTNAFELLIATILSAQCTDERVNIVTAELFRKYPTPKHFVELSQSELEKEIHSTGFFRNKAKNIKAACERLLETYGGEVPQTMEDLLTLGGVARKTANVVLGNAFGIASGVVVDTHVSRLSQRLGLTDAKTPEKIEADLAELVPKKHWVMFPHWLIYHGRQVCNARKPLCGICTLADICPSRIEA from the coding sequence ATGATCCCCGACCGAGCTGCACAGACAAAAGAGGTTATAAAACAACTTAAAAAGGCCTATCCGGACGCGCATTGCGCGCTTAACCATACAAATGCCTTTGAGCTTTTGATCGCCACGATCCTGTCGGCACAATGCACGGACGAGCGCGTAAATATCGTCACCGCCGAGCTTTTCCGGAAGTACCCGACACCGAAACATTTCGTCGAGCTTTCCCAATCGGAGCTCGAAAAAGAGATCCACTCGACCGGATTTTTCCGCAACAAGGCGAAGAATATAAAAGCGGCGTGTGAAAGGCTTTTGGAGACGTATGGCGGCGAGGTTCCGCAGACGATGGAAGACCTTTTGACGCTCGGCGGTGTTGCCCGCAAGACTGCGAACGTTGTTTTAGGAAATGCTTTTGGGATCGCGTCGGGTGTGGTCGTTGATACACACGTATCGCGGCTTTCTCAGCGGCTCGGGCTGACCGATGCAAAGACGCCCGAAAAGATCGAGGCCGATCTCGCGGAACTTGTCCCCAAGAAACATTGGGTGATGTTCCCGCATTGGCTTATTTACCACGGCCGCCAAGTTTGCAACGCCCGAAAACCGCTCTGCGGCATCTGCACACTCGCCGACATCTGCCCAAGCCGGATCGAGGCGTGA